Proteins from a single region of Candidatus Woesearchaeota archaeon:
- the uvrA gene encoding excinuclease ABC subunit UvrA: MLDKIIVRGAREHNLKNITLEIPRNKFTVITGLSGSGKSTLAFDTIYAEGQRRYVESLSAYARQFLGLMNKPDVDSIEGLSPAISIEQKTTSKNPRSTVGTVTEIYDYLRLLFARIGIIHCPKCNAALRPLSPETIVNLIMADYNKQLFILAPIIRGIKGTHEKVFEDLSKDGFTRVRVNGTIYRLDEVKEKVKLERYEKHWIEAVVDRITVNDENRLRLSQAVEQALHKANGTLIVLDPDQKFEDNKKKELERGAGETIYSTFGACPTHTDIIFEQLEPRMFSFNSPFGACPTCLGLGEHMELDPDLVIPDKELSIMDGAIAIYGKFDLKWRAQQIGIVAKAYKFDLFTPIKKLTPKQLEVLLYGTDESLKGRWSNGAKMNMEEGWEGVIPQTMRLYKSTESNHRKEHIERLMISRPCQTCRGKRLKENILAVKVQGESIIDVTDLSIEHSLAFFQQIPKTLTPKEQAIAKQVLKEVIDRLTFLNNVGLGYLTLSRSARTLSGGEAQRIRLATQIGANLMGVVYILDEPSIGLHQRDNHKLITTLHRLRDIGNTLIVVEHDEDTIRQADHVIDMGPGAGVHGGYITAQGTPQQVASNDNSLTGQYLIGTKKIETPENRKTATHYIELTGAKENNLKDVSVFIPTEVLCGITGVSGSGKSTLINQTLRQALKKHFGEVHDHVGTYGKLVVPPTVQDIIVIDQDPIGKTPRSNPATYTKLFDEIRLLFAATKESRARGYKEGRFSFNVRGGRCEACEGDGVIKIEMNFLPDVYVQCEECKGKRYNRDTLGVTYKEKSIAEVLNMSVEEALTFFENISGMKRKLQTLYDVGLGYIKLGQSSTTLSGGESQRIKLTKELAKVKKGKTLYILDEPTTGLHFEDVRKLIIVLNRLVEKGNSVIVIEHNLDVIKCCDYLIDLGPEGGDKGGVIIAQGTPEEVAKVKESYTGQFLKGMLKK; this comes from the coding sequence ATGCTAGATAAGATTATCGTTCGCGGAGCTCGAGAGCACAATCTCAAGAACATTACCCTAGAAATACCTCGAAACAAATTCACAGTTATCACTGGTCTTTCCGGCTCTGGCAAGTCCACATTAGCGTTTGATACGATCTACGCTGAAGGGCAACGACGATACGTCGAATCCTTGAGTGCCTACGCTCGTCAATTTCTCGGCCTGATGAACAAACCCGATGTGGATTCCATTGAAGGACTCTCGCCAGCAATTTCTATCGAACAAAAGACCACAAGTAAAAACCCACGTTCCACTGTTGGAACCGTTACTGAAATTTATGATTATCTCAGACTTCTATTCGCAAGAATCGGCATCATCCACTGTCCAAAATGTAATGCCGCATTACGACCTCTCTCTCCCGAAACGATCGTTAATCTGATCATGGCTGATTACAATAAACAGCTCTTCATTCTCGCACCAATCATTCGAGGTATTAAAGGCACGCACGAAAAAGTCTTTGAAGATTTAAGTAAAGACGGCTTCACTCGTGTTCGTGTCAATGGCACAATTTATCGCCTTGATGAAGTCAAAGAAAAAGTCAAACTGGAACGCTATGAAAAACATTGGATTGAAGCAGTGGTAGATCGTATCACCGTCAATGATGAAAACCGTCTACGATTAAGCCAAGCTGTTGAACAAGCATTACACAAAGCCAACGGCACACTAATCGTCCTTGATCCAGATCAAAAATTTGAAGATAATAAAAAGAAAGAACTTGAACGTGGTGCAGGAGAAACCATTTACTCCACCTTCGGTGCCTGTCCCACTCACACCGATATTATCTTTGAACAGCTTGAACCACGTATGTTTTCATTCAACTCACCATTTGGTGCCTGTCCCACCTGCTTAGGATTAGGTGAACACATGGAACTTGATCCTGATCTGGTAATCCCTGACAAAGAACTTAGTATCATGGATGGTGCCATTGCTATTTATGGAAAATTCGACTTAAAATGGCGTGCGCAACAGATAGGAATCGTTGCCAAAGCCTACAAATTTGATCTATTCACACCAATCAAAAAACTTACACCAAAACAACTCGAAGTTCTTCTGTATGGTACTGATGAATCTCTCAAAGGTCGTTGGAGTAACGGCGCTAAGATGAACATGGAAGAAGGATGGGAAGGCGTTATTCCCCAAACTATGCGCCTCTATAAATCCACTGAATCAAACCATCGCAAAGAACACATTGAACGACTCATGATCTCACGCCCTTGTCAAACCTGCCGTGGTAAACGTCTTAAAGAAAATATTCTCGCGGTTAAAGTACAAGGAGAATCAATTATTGATGTCACTGATCTAAGCATAGAGCATAGTCTTGCATTCTTTCAACAAATTCCTAAAACACTCACACCAAAAGAACAAGCGATCGCAAAACAAGTACTTAAAGAAGTTATTGATCGACTCACCTTCCTTAACAACGTAGGATTAGGGTATCTTACTCTTTCACGTAGTGCTAGAACTCTTTCTGGTGGTGAAGCGCAACGTATTCGACTCGCAACGCAAATTGGCGCCAATCTTATGGGAGTAGTCTACATTCTTGACGAACCATCAATTGGGTTACATCAACGTGACAATCATAAACTCATTACCACATTGCATCGTCTACGTGATATTGGCAACACCTTGATCGTTGTTGAGCATGATGAAGACACCATTCGTCAAGCAGACCATGTCATTGATATGGGTCCTGGTGCCGGCGTGCATGGTGGTTATATCACTGCGCAAGGCACACCACAACAAGTTGCATCAAATGACAACAGTCTTACGGGTCAGTATCTTATAGGTACTAAGAAAATTGAAACGCCAGAGAATCGTAAAACAGCAACCCATTATATTGAACTGACTGGTGCAAAAGAAAACAATCTCAAAGATGTCAGTGTCTTTATTCCTACAGAAGTATTATGCGGGATCACCGGTGTTTCTGGTTCTGGAAAATCAACACTCATCAATCAAACATTACGTCAAGCGCTCAAAAAGCATTTCGGCGAAGTGCACGACCATGTGGGAACCTATGGTAAACTCGTAGTTCCACCAACCGTGCAAGATATTATTGTCATTGATCAAGACCCAATTGGGAAAACACCACGTTCTAACCCCGCAACCTATACCAAACTCTTTGATGAAATTCGTCTCCTCTTCGCTGCAACCAAAGAATCACGAGCTCGCGGCTATAAAGAAGGTCGTTTCTCATTTAACGTGCGTGGTGGTCGTTGTGAAGCCTGTGAAGGAGATGGCGTCATCAAGATAGAAATGAATTTCCTGCCTGATGTGTACGTGCAATGTGAAGAATGTAAAGGCAAACGCTACAATCGCGACACATTAGGAGTTACCTACAAAGAAAAATCAATAGCTGAAGTACTTAACATGTCTGTTGAAGAAGCACTCACTTTTTTTGAAAACATCTCTGGCATGAAACGTAAATTGCAAACTCTCTATGATGTAGGATTAGGGTATATTAAATTAGGTCAAAGTTCAACAACACTTTCTGGAGGGGAATCCCAACGGATTAAACTTACCAAAGAGTTGGCTAAAGTCAAGAAAGGCAAAACACTATACATCTTAGATGAACCAACGACCGGTCTTCATTTTGAAGACGTGCGTAAACTTATTATCGTTCTTAATCGTCTTGTTGAGAAGGGAAATTCCGTGATTGTCATCGAACACAACCTCGACGTCATCAAATGCTGTGATTATCTCATTGATCTTGGTCCAGAAGGCGGCGATAAAGGCGGCGTGATTATTGCCCAAGGCACACCGGAAGAAGTAGCCAAAGTGAAAGAGTCATATACAGGACAGTTTTTGAAAGGAATGCTGAAGAAGTAA
- a CDS encoding CYTH domain-containing protein, whose product MPSYTESEIKILDVNPKKLHLLLSKLGATKVFDDTRTFYSFDYPDHRLRRNQQEIRLTDEGTIKLSFEQNPKNGKKESVKIKVSRKEEALELLKRLGLKQVAKIISHRTSYEYNGVDFDIDTFPSIPPFLEIDTGDTKVSVKKILALLDLENAKPLVISTPAIFELYGKEYYNTKC is encoded by the coding sequence ATGCCTTCCTACACCGAATCTGAAATTAAAATTCTTGATGTCAATCCTAAAAAGCTCCATCTACTCCTTTCTAAACTAGGTGCTACCAAAGTTTTTGACGACACACGAACATTCTACTCCTTTGACTATCCTGATCACCGCTTGAGAAGAAATCAACAAGAAATACGTCTCACTGATGAGGGAACAATTAAACTAAGTTTTGAACAAAATCCAAAGAATGGCAAGAAAGAATCTGTTAAAATCAAAGTAAGTCGTAAAGAAGAAGCACTTGAATTACTCAAAAGACTCGGGCTTAAACAAGTTGCTAAAATTATTTCTCACCGTACATCGTATGAATACAACGGCGTGGACTTTGATATTGACACTTTCCCCAGCATTCCACCATTTTTAGAGATAGATACAGGAGATACGAAGGTCTCGGTGAAGAAGATTTTAGCTTTACTTGATTTAGAAAACGCTAAGCCTCTTGTGATTAGCACACCAGCCATCTTTGAATTGTATGGGAAAGAATATTATAATACAAAATGTTAA
- a CDS encoding DEAD/DEAH box helicase family protein has protein sequence MVQFHLQQPTIPQGTLPREQIVSIDQFKLCVIAHQLSALEASDKLLALPLYQDKIKLLPHQTRTALHVLNNFSYRALLADEVGLGKTIEAGMIIKELLSRKLVKKVLILTPATLKFQWQEEMRSKFGEHFEIANTPDIYEDYDLVIASIDTAKTPRHAPKVENIVWDLLVIDEAHKLKNSATLNYKLVKNIKKERCFMLTATPLQNNIFELWAVLDLLHPGFVGTKAKFSEEFVTDKEGLKIKNKDVLQDKLSKIMVRNLRRDTGIKFAERIVKTHLLEFSKEEMDFYNQVLSFIKTQYDEIKQFEKHKDLDEEQDTEDQALLSEEELKQMAVRYRQKGLLTFALIMLTRQITSSLKTGIAALQRYKETLEDEKKIRVLEAILFKAQRIQGDRKCDYLIKLLNKTKDEKAIIFTTFIHTQKMLEMELKLAGFSTVVFNGKMNPQEKEVAINQFKSDKQILICTDAGSEGRNLQFAHVLINYDLPWNPMRVEQRIGRIHRIGQEKDVIIHNLAIMNTVEAYILNRLYEKINLFTLSIGEMDTVLSELKTKGSVEASIFDAVMTEKEDIIEDFTHAAKRVEEIKQFDQEIFDTKTK, from the coding sequence ATGGTACAGTTTCATTTACAACAACCAACAATTCCGCAAGGAACACTGCCTAGAGAGCAGATTGTGAGCATTGACCAATTTAAACTCTGCGTCATCGCCCACCAGCTCTCTGCGCTTGAAGCATCTGACAAACTTCTAGCTCTTCCTCTCTACCAAGACAAAATTAAGCTCCTCCCACACCAGACACGCACCGCCCTGCACGTTCTTAACAATTTTTCCTATCGAGCTCTCTTAGCTGATGAAGTGGGATTAGGAAAGACCATTGAAGCAGGCATGATCATAAAAGAACTTCTCTCCCGTAAACTCGTCAAGAAAGTACTCATCCTTACTCCTGCCACACTCAAATTCCAATGGCAAGAAGAAATGAGATCAAAATTTGGTGAACATTTTGAAATTGCCAACACACCAGACATTTATGAAGATTATGATCTAGTTATCGCCTCCATCGATACAGCAAAAACACCACGGCATGCACCAAAAGTAGAAAATATTGTCTGGGACTTGCTTGTCATTGACGAAGCGCACAAACTCAAAAATAGTGCAACCCTCAACTATAAACTCGTTAAAAATATCAAAAAAGAACGCTGTTTTATGCTCACCGCAACACCATTGCAAAACAATATCTTTGAATTATGGGCAGTTCTAGATCTGCTTCACCCCGGATTTGTTGGAACCAAAGCTAAATTTAGTGAAGAATTCGTAACCGATAAAGAAGGTCTTAAAATCAAAAATAAAGACGTCCTGCAAGATAAATTGAGTAAAATTATGGTACGTAACTTACGTCGAGACACCGGGATCAAATTTGCTGAAAGGATTGTCAAAACTCATTTATTAGAATTTTCCAAAGAAGAGATGGATTTCTACAACCAAGTGCTCAGTTTCATCAAAACCCAATACGATGAAATTAAACAATTTGAAAAACATAAAGATCTTGATGAAGAACAAGATACCGAAGATCAAGCCTTGCTTAGTGAAGAAGAACTCAAACAAATGGCAGTACGCTATCGTCAAAAGGGCCTCTTAACCTTCGCCTTGATCATGCTTACGCGTCAAATCACCAGCTCACTTAAAACCGGCATTGCCGCATTACAACGCTATAAAGAGACACTTGAAGACGAAAAGAAAATTCGTGTTCTTGAAGCAATTTTATTCAAAGCTCAACGTATTCAAGGAGATCGAAAATGTGATTATCTCATCAAACTACTCAATAAAACCAAAGATGAAAAAGCAATTATTTTTACCACATTTATCCATACTCAAAAAATGTTAGAAATGGAACTTAAACTTGCTGGATTTAGCACCGTTGTCTTTAATGGAAAGATGAATCCACAAGAAAAAGAAGTCGCCATCAACCAATTCAAGTCCGATAAACAAATCCTCATTTGTACTGACGCAGGTTCTGAAGGTCGTAATTTACAATTTGCCCATGTCTTAATCAACTATGACTTGCCTTGGAATCCCATGCGGGTTGAACAACGTATTGGTCGCATCCATCGTATCGGACAAGAAAAAGACGTTATCATCCACAACCTTGCGATTATGAATACTGTTGAAGCCTACATCCTTAACCGTCTCTATGAAAAAATTAACCTCTTCACCCTAAGTATTGGAGAGATGGATACAGTCCTTAGCGAGCTTAAAACCAAAGGCAGCGTAGAAGCTTCTATCTTTGACGCAGTAATGACTGAGAAAGAAGATATTATTGAAGATTTCACCCACGCCGCCAAACGTGTAGAAGAAATAAAGCAATTCGACCAAGAGATATTTGACACCAAAACAAAATAG
- a CDS encoding zf-TFIIB domain-containing protein, translating into MITEKTFMCPRCSVGMKKIKRDNVILDICTKCGGMWLDHDEIPKLAEIANAKFKKG; encoded by the coding sequence ATGATCACTGAAAAAACATTCATGTGCCCACGTTGTAGCGTTGGCATGAAAAAAATAAAAAGAGACAACGTCATCTTAGATATTTGTACTAAATGCGGCGGAATGTGGTTAGATCACGATGAAATTCCTAAATTAGCAGAAATTGCTAATGCTAAATTCAAAAAAGGATAG
- a CDS encoding rRNA pseudouridine synthase — MDELERVQKIIANSGYCARRKAEELIEQGRVQVNDKPIKLGDKAKSFDRITIDGKPIHSERKVYIMLNKPFGYVTTTEDPHEERIITKLIDIPQRIYPVGRLDKFTGGLIILTNDGDFANRIMHPRYEIEKTYYVKTERSISNEEIMMLRKGIMIEDRMTSEAKVKRLSLTEIELTIHEGRNRIVRKMMESFEHMVKVLIRIQIGRLKLGHLKPGQYYQMTDEEKELVFAGKQEDRSTPQRRLSSRKEQPRQRSSTSRSPRTTIARRRFKS; from the coding sequence ATGGATGAACTTGAACGCGTGCAGAAAATCATTGCCAACTCCGGCTACTGTGCGCGCCGTAAAGCTGAAGAGCTTATCGAACAAGGACGCGTGCAAGTCAATGACAAACCAATTAAGTTAGGCGATAAAGCAAAATCATTTGATCGCATCACAATTGATGGAAAACCGATCCATTCTGAACGTAAAGTCTATATCATGCTTAACAAACCATTTGGGTATGTAACCACAACAGAAGACCCTCATGAAGAACGCATTATTACAAAACTTATTGACATCCCTCAACGCATTTATCCGGTAGGACGACTCGATAAATTTACGGGAGGACTAATCATTCTGACTAACGATGGCGACTTTGCCAATCGTATTATGCATCCACGCTATGAAATCGAGAAAACCTATTATGTCAAAACAGAAAGATCAATCTCTAACGAAGAGATTATGATGTTACGCAAAGGCATCATGATCGAAGATCGTATGACATCAGAAGCAAAAGTTAAACGACTCTCTCTTACAGAAATCGAACTCACCATCCATGAAGGGCGTAACAGAATCGTACGTAAAATGATGGAATCATTTGAACACATGGTCAAAGTGCTTATCCGAATTCAAATTGGTCGATTAAAACTAGGTCATCTCAAGCCTGGGCAGTATTACCAAATGACTGATGAAGAAAAAGAGCTAGTTTTTGCAGGAAAACAAGAAGATCGTTCTACTCCTCAACGTCGCTTATCAAGCCGAAAAGAACAACCTCGCCAACGAAGCTCAACATCAAGATCACCTAGAACCACAATCGCAAGAAGACGATTTAAATCATAA
- a CDS encoding DUF1428 domain-containing protein: protein MAYVDGFVIPIKKSKLAAYKKMAAAGGKLWMKYGALRYIECVGDDLKTAAKMNCVPFYTLAKTKADETVIFSFIVYKSKAHRNSVNAKVMKDPSMSPEKWNPMPFDMKRMSVGGFTTLVDL from the coding sequence ATGGCATACGTTGATGGATTTGTAATACCTATAAAGAAAAGCAAGCTAGCTGCCTACAAAAAAATGGCTGCGGCTGGCGGCAAGCTCTGGATGAAATATGGGGCATTACGCTATATAGAATGCGTCGGCGACGACTTGAAAACCGCTGCAAAGATGAATTGCGTACCATTTTATACTCTAGCTAAGACTAAAGCAGATGAGACCGTCATTTTCTCATTTATTGTCTATAAGTCCAAAGCACATCGTAATAGTGTTAATGCTAAAGTCATGAAAGATCCATCTATGTCCCCAGAGAAGTGGAACCCCATGCCATTTGACATGAAACGGATGAGTGTCGGTGGATTTACAACATTGGTTGATTTGTAA
- a CDS encoding DUF1428 domain-containing protein, with protein sequence MKGYIDLFVLPVPKKNLKKYCAISTRFGKMMREYGALEYREFIGDDLKPKGVVPFPMVIALRSGEVLVSAVVGYKTKAHRDQINKKVQSDPRTKKMVEDMMQNPVADHKRMCYGGFATIVNP encoded by the coding sequence ATGAAAGGATATATTGATTTATTTGTATTGCCAGTTCCCAAAAAGAACTTGAAAAAATATTGCGCAATCTCCACACGTTTTGGCAAAATGATGAGAGAATATGGCGCATTAGAATATCGTGAGTTTATTGGTGATGACCTCAAACCAAAAGGTGTTGTTCCATTTCCTATGGTTATTGCTCTTAGATCTGGAGAGGTATTAGTGTCAGCAGTAGTGGGATACAAAACAAAAGCACACCGTGATCAAATTAATAAGAAAGTGCAAAGCGACCCAAGAACCAAAAAAATGGTAGAAGACATGATGCAAAATCCTGTTGCTGACCACAAACGCATGTGTTATGGTGGATTCGCAACAATTGTGAATCCTTAA
- a CDS encoding TPM domain-containing protein, whose translation MKKQHTQLVCILFLLLLANSLQALVEIKTYVNDYAGIFSEDEEQQLYTKLDAINQQGSAQIAIVTINSLEGRDIESYSLEVAQGHLGDTEKNNGLLLLIAVEDRKYRFEVGRGLEPILNDARVGRIGRDNLIEAFRAGEYGKGVLNAMDQVEVYLESGPEPEPTPEYLAAERIGKFIVFGFLFIIVGIFITIKMVWRNHAPRKWKDNDYFNAALGAVLLGGRRGGSGGFGGFGGGGFGGGGGGGSW comes from the coding sequence ATGAAAAAACAGCATACGCAATTGGTCTGTATTTTGTTCCTATTGCTTCTTGCAAACTCTTTACAAGCACTTGTTGAAATTAAAACATATGTGAATGATTATGCCGGTATCTTTAGTGAAGACGAAGAGCAGCAACTCTATACCAAATTAGATGCAATTAATCAACAAGGTTCAGCTCAAATTGCCATCGTAACGATCAATTCTCTTGAAGGTCGCGATATTGAAAGCTATTCTCTCGAAGTAGCACAGGGCCATCTTGGTGACACAGAAAAAAATAACGGTCTTCTCTTACTTATTGCTGTAGAAGATCGAAAGTATCGTTTTGAAGTGGGACGTGGGTTAGAGCCTATCCTAAATGATGCACGAGTCGGCAGAATAGGACGAGATAATTTAATAGAAGCGTTTCGTGCTGGGGAATATGGCAAAGGAGTACTTAATGCCATGGATCAAGTAGAGGTGTATCTTGAAAGTGGCCCAGAACCAGAACCGACACCAGAATACCTTGCTGCAGAACGCATTGGTAAATTTATTGTCTTCGGATTTCTTTTCATCATCGTGGGTATTTTCATTACAATAAAAATGGTATGGCGTAATCATGCTCCTCGTAAATGGAAAGACAATGATTACTTTAACGCGGCACTAGGCGCAGTATTACTAGGAGGCCGACGCGGAGGAAGTGGCGGCTTTGGTGGATTCGGAGGAGGAGGATTCGGCGGGGGCGGCGGCGGAGGAAGCTGGTAA
- a CDS encoding radical SAM protein has protein sequence MTLLLIHPPFCTPAGPPYALAYLYSFLTHNSSKPIKILDLNLIWHQKRFPQFYQYSKTFPNHFQDYDQQSHTFLKDSAPIYSENHKRIRAQQDPDLLNEMVEEILQHKPTTVAFSVTYSSQAFYTLPLLQKLKEHNIKTIVGGGALTKHLKEAATLFLQNEVELLNYLEQHEIDHNELKPAFPLDFTAFPLNDYFTPQPVFPLKTTVGCYYMQCAFCSHHQNKKYTEFSLEDIEATIKLNKMKYVFFIDEMIHKKRLLDLAAICKKYDVQWICQLRPMKDLDKATLQTLHDGGLRIVVWGMESASQRILDLMKKGTNVSEALEVIKNAHEVGICNGLYIMFGFPTETKEEFIQTVEFLKKNTLSYDLILTSIFGLQKGTPAFTKPEEVGIKEIIEHERTILEPKINYTLTSGISQEEANHLRKAYKKSIDGQNKLPKAMNFFREHMLVYVSQKK, from the coding sequence ATGACCCTCTTGCTGATTCACCCGCCGTTTTGCACTCCTGCCGGTCCACCGTATGCGTTAGCCTATTTGTATTCCTTCCTTACTCACAATTCCTCTAAACCAATCAAAATCCTCGATTTGAATCTTATCTGGCATCAGAAACGCTTTCCACAATTCTATCAATATAGCAAAACTTTTCCAAATCATTTTCAAGACTATGACCAACAAAGCCACACATTTCTCAAAGACAGTGCGCCAATATATTCAGAGAATCATAAACGTATCCGCGCGCAGCAAGATCCCGATCTGCTCAACGAAATGGTAGAAGAAATTCTTCAACACAAACCCACCACTGTCGCATTCAGTGTTACATATTCAAGCCAAGCGTTTTACACCTTACCTCTTCTCCAAAAACTCAAAGAACATAATATCAAAACGATTGTAGGCGGTGGCGCCCTCACCAAACATCTCAAAGAGGCAGCAACACTCTTTTTGCAAAATGAAGTAGAACTTCTCAACTACCTTGAACAACATGAAATCGATCACAACGAATTAAAGCCAGCGTTCCCCTTAGACTTTACCGCTTTTCCACTAAATGACTATTTCACCCCACAACCGGTTTTCCCTCTTAAAACCACCGTTGGCTGTTATTATATGCAGTGCGCTTTCTGCAGTCATCATCAAAACAAAAAGTATACTGAATTCTCGTTGGAAGACATTGAAGCAACGATCAAACTCAACAAGATGAAATATGTCTTCTTTATTGATGAGATGATTCACAAGAAACGCTTACTCGATTTAGCAGCCATTTGTAAGAAGTACGATGTACAATGGATCTGCCAACTACGGCCAATGAAAGATCTTGACAAAGCAACATTGCAAACGTTGCATGATGGCGGCTTACGTATCGTAGTGTGGGGCATGGAATCAGCCAGCCAGCGCATCCTTGATCTTATGAAAAAAGGCACAAACGTATCCGAAGCACTCGAAGTCATCAAAAATGCTCATGAAGTAGGAATCTGTAACGGTCTCTATATTATGTTTGGCTTTCCCACGGAGACAAAAGAGGAATTTATACAAACAGTAGAATTTCTCAAAAAAAATACCCTATCTTACGATCTCATCCTTACTTCTATCTTTGGTCTGCAAAAAGGCACTCCTGCTTTCACCAAACCAGAAGAAGTAGGGATCAAAGAAATTATTGAACACGAACGAACTATTCTCGAACCCAAGATTAATTACACTCTCACCAGCGGTATTTCCCAAGAAGAAGCCAACCATCTGCGTAAAGCCTACAAGAAAAGTATTGATGGACAGAATAAGCTACCTAAAGCTATGAACTTCTTTCGAGAGCACATGTTGGTGTATGTGTCCCAAAAAAAATAG
- a CDS encoding LemA family protein: MTLKTSHKILIGVGIFIVLVAFWAMISYNGLVSADETVNEKWANVQTAYQRRADLIPNLVATVQQYTNYEGEVLTEITQARASIGKATTPQDLAAAGQQMDSALSRLLVVAENYPDLKANENYLSLQDELAGTENRVKVERDLFNKAVKEFNIKVRRFPTSIMASWGGFETKQSFEAQAGTQNAPDVNTLFEE, from the coding sequence ATGACATTAAAAACAAGCCATAAAATACTTATCGGCGTTGGCATCTTCATTGTACTCGTTGCATTTTGGGCAATGATTAGTTACAACGGACTCGTCAGTGCTGATGAAACTGTAAACGAAAAATGGGCAAACGTACAAACAGCCTATCAGCGACGTGCGGATCTTATCCCCAATTTAGTAGCAACAGTACAACAATATACAAATTATGAGGGTGAAGTGCTTACCGAAATTACCCAAGCTCGGGCATCTATTGGTAAAGCAACAACTCCTCAAGATCTCGCAGCAGCAGGTCAACAAATGGATAGCGCGTTGTCACGTCTTTTAGTAGTTGCAGAAAACTATCCTGATCTTAAAGCCAATGAGAATTATCTTTCGCTTCAAGATGAATTAGCAGGAACGGAAAATCGTGTTAAAGTAGAACGTGACCTCTTTAACAAAGCTGTCAAAGAATTTAATATTAAAGTACGTCGCTTCCCAACTTCAATTATGGCAAGCTGGGGCGGATTTGAAACTAAACAAAGTTTTGAAGCGCAAGCAGGGACGCAAAATGCGCCTGATGTAAATACCCTCTTTGAAGAATAA
- a CDS encoding GFA family protein has product MKYTGGCHCGKVRFEAEMELKQAMACNCSICNKRGSLLVFIPEEKFKLVKGKDDLKDYQFNKKIIHHYFCTTCGILSFGAGVGPDQKPMRAINIRCLDDIDIDTIPIIKFDGKSL; this is encoded by the coding sequence ATGAAATATACTGGTGGCTGTCATTGTGGAAAAGTTCGTTTTGAAGCAGAGATGGAATTAAAACAAGCTATGGCATGCAATTGTTCAATTTGTAATAAGCGAGGAAGCTTGTTGGTCTTCATTCCAGAAGAGAAATTCAAACTCGTGAAAGGAAAAGATGATCTCAAAGATTATCAATTCAACAAGAAAATAATTCATCATTACTTTTGCACAACCTGTGGCATTTTGTCATTTGGTGCCGGCGTTGGTCCAGACCAAAAACCCATGCGTGCAATTAATATACGCTGTCTTGATGATATAGATATTGACACCATCCCGATCATTAAATTTGATGGAAAAAGTCTATAA